CCCTGAAGTGTCCGAAGTGCGGAGGACAGATGAAAGTTATTTCCGTCATCGAGCAGCCTTCTGTCATCAGGCGCATCCTGAAACATCTTGATCTCTGGGAAGACCCAAGACCCCCGCCAGAGCCTCTGGAACTGGTATGTGAACCCGATGCGGATTACATTCCATGGCTGGACGATGTTCCTGGAATAGAATTTTTAGATAACAGAGTACTTGCAATATAGTTGGGACTTCCCACCGAAGTCATCTCAGCTACCATCTATCCCTAAGTACGCTGATCACCGTAATACTACTAAGACTCCTTACGAAAACAATCCCGATATTGATACTGCGGTTGAGATATACACTTGACTTCCAGCCTTGAGTATTTTATGGGTAATGTATAGTAAATGAATTGATTATTTCATTATTATAATTGGAGCGGTTAAAATTTACACAATAGCTATTGGGAGGGGCATGATGCTTAAGTACAGACTCTGTGCAATCCTCATTTCATTCTTGTTTTGTGCACATGCCGATACAGTATCTCAAACAGACTGGTCTGAAGGCCCAGGCGAGGAGGGTCCAGTTCTACAATGGCTCAACTCCTTCAGCATCGGATCGGGTGTCGATATCACCAACCCGGGTTTTGTTAAAATGGGGACGAGTATCGCTATCTACGAAGAAACCGTTATTTCACCTACTTTCGGTTCTTATGGATACGCTTCCCCCGGAGACTTCGATGGAGACGGAGATATCGATGTAATCTGTGATGACATGGATAAGTGGGAGTTTGCCCTCTTTGAAAACATGGATGGTGTCGGAACTCAATGGCAACAGCATTTTATCTTCGATATGCCATGGATACCAAATAAAAGAACCGAAGTCGTCGACTTTGATATGGATGGCGATCTGGATTTGCTGACAGCTACTGGACCATACTTTACATTCTGGGAAAACTCTGATGCAACAGGCCTTAACTGGGAACAGCATACAATTTCTGATAAATACGGAGATGCCTGTGATATTTTCTCAGTTGACATTGACAATGATGGCGATCTGGATGTAATCGGTACTGATAACCAGCTATTCCATATAATTTCAGCTTGGGAAAACCTTGATGGTATCGGCCATACCTGGACAGAGCACATTGTGTATCAATCGGAAAAGGCTTGGCCCAAATATATTCTAATCGCTGATATCGACAATGATAACGATTGGGACTTCTTCTTCTCTACTCACGCAACCAGCTATACTCCCTTTGGTTGGTTTGAAAATCTTGGAGATTGGACTTGGAAAGAGCACATTATCCATACAACTCGAGCTCGGTCATTGTCTACAGCGGATTACGATAATGATGGAGACATGGATCTTGCATTGTCATCGAATGGTTTATGCGAAATCTGGGAGAATGTGGACGGAGCAGGGGAAGATTGGGAAGTCCATAGTTGTGGTAGCATCCCAGGTTATAGTATCGCAGATATACATTCTGTTGACATTGACAACGATGGAGACATCGACATCGTTGCATCAGGCCTGATAGCCTATGCTGATGATATTCTGGTCATATTTGAGAACCTAGATGGACATGGAATTACCTGGGGTAAAACCCTGTTACGAACAGGATATCCAACTGTCAAGTACAGAGCGATATCGGATATCAACATGGATGGATACACAGATCTCCTTGCCAACCTTAGAAATCCCAGTGTTGTGTGGTGTGATGTTACGGGCCCTGCACATACCGGCTGGGTTGAATCTGCGATACTGGATGTAACAGAATATCCTCTTTGGGAAAGTATCTCCTGGATATCCGATGAACCAACTGGAACGGATGTGTCTTTCCTTCTTCGAAGTTCCAACGATCCGGAAGACATGGGAGCCTGGTGCGACACCATTTTTGCACCTGGAAACCTTACCGGTTACATAGACAGCACCCATCGGTATATCCAGTACATCGCCTGCTTGACCACAGACAGCGATGAGTACGCTCCTATTCTTGATGAAGTAAGTCTCATATGGAGCAGTAGTGGAATTGAAGATGGGGATACTGATCAAACTCTAATCATCTCAGTGTCACCCAACCCCTCCTGCAATGAGGTATCCATTATGGTTCCCGTCTGGGGAAATGATGTGGCAGAAGTATCGATCTATGACATCTCGGGGAAACTTGTCAGAGTAGTAACCGAAAGAGTCAATGATGTTTTCCATTGGGATTGCAGAAGCACTTCAGGACAAATCATTCCAGTGGGAACCTATATTGTCAGATGTGTTAGCGGAGACATCTCCTCCACTGCCCTACTGGTACGGCTTTAGCATCACCTGGTAGTAGTTTTAATTGGTTAACAAGCGATTCACCGACAGTCTGTTGAGTTGGGCGTGTTTGCTCACGTTCTCTCTGTATTTAGAATCACAGGTCGGCAACTCTCTGGAAACATTTTTGCAACAAGTTCGAACTTTCTGACATAAAGGTCGTCAGAAGAGAACATCCGACTGACAGACCGCCTGAAGAGGCGGTTTTTTCATTTCGTTACCGTTAGATGGGTCGGGAGAAGCAGCAACCAGCAGTTATCCTACGAAACAATCCATCGACACCGTACACTTAATCCTGCTCTCTCAAAGCCTGGCGTGAATACTGAAAGTTCTCTTCATTCATCCAGCATTAACTCCGGGTTACCAAATACATTGTCAGGTTAGAACTTGCCCAAAGGTGATTAAGCTTCTTCGAATCGAGGAGAATATTCGATATCGGAAAATGGATAGTTGCAGGCTGTGAAAATTGAATCGAATTAACTATATCTCAATATTATTATAATACCATCCCGATCCGTTGAAGCTTACAGATGATTATACAAGCATCGGGAGAAGGGAGTTCAGGCAATGACTGTCATCTTTGTATTTGCAGTTCTGATATCAGGTTACGCTGAGAAGGAAGAACTGATGGCTTCATGGGAAGATGAATGGGATGTATTCTATCACTGATTGGATGAAATAATGGTAATGCCACTGTTCTTCATGCTCCTGGATCCGAGTCGACTGATACTGTGGGTGATTGCCGGTTTTCTGCTATTTGCTTTTCGCAATGAATGACCAGGACATGAACCTCGATAGCTGACTGGTCGGCGCATCTGTTCACAGCGGACAGAAACCGGTAATCATCATGGCGAACACTGCTTCGCTGTATTCCGTGATGACATGCGGCAGGGGAATAACGAATAAAGGCAAGTTCCTCAGCAGAATGACAGGTGTGCCGGGGGAATTCCTTCAATGCGTGGAATTTACCGTGCTTATGAAGATGATCTTTCCAGTTGCCTGAATCTACTGCGAGTAACCGCAGCTCTCAGCAGCCTCGTAATCCTGCCGGGCTCCGGAATAATCCCCTGTATATTCCCTTGCCATTCCCCTCCAGTAGTAAACCTGGCCTTCATCACTCTTCAGTTCAATTGACTGGTCGTAATCGGCTATTGCTGCCTCGTAGGATTCCATCATTGCAAGCACGTTGCCTCTGAAGAAGTAGAGTTGCGCATCGTCCGGCCGCAGCTCAAGGGCGGTGGTGTAGTCCTGGAAAGAAGGTTCATATTCGTTCATCTGAAGGTAGACCCAGGCCCTGTTTATATAGCCGTCTATATAGTCCGGCGCCAGCTGGATCGTCATGTTAAGGTCTTCCAGAGAACTGTCGAATTCCTCCAGCTCCCAGTAAACGAAGCTTCTATCCTCGTAACTTTTATAATCATCCTGAACTAGTTCAATGCAGGTGGTGAAGTCGTTCAGAGCCAGTTCGTTTTCACCGGTACGAAAGTAGAACGATCCGCGGTAACTGTAAATGAGAGGGTAGTTCGGGTTAATCTCGATTGCGGTATTGTAGTTTGCCAGGGCGGCATCATAATTACCGATCACTACATGCTGGATTCGACCCAGTTCGCAGTAGGCGTCTGTCAGGTACGGGTCCAGCTCAATGGCGGAATTGTAGTTCTGAACAGCGGCTTCATAATCACCAAGTACCTGTCTCATCAGACCTCTGAAGTAGTAGTTCTCTCCATTGTCCGGGTCCATTTCGATGGCCCTGTTGATGTCGCTTAAGCCAAGCTCCCGGTCGCCAAGCAGCCAGTGTGACCTTCCTCGACCGGCGTAGGCCGGCGCGTAATCGGGATTGATTTCAATAACTTTCTCAAAGTCACTTATCGCACTGGCAGCGTCGGAGTTGTCTATGAGGAGAAGACCTCTTCCCGCATAGGCCCACCAGGCAGCCTCCGGTTCCAGTTCCAGTGCCATGTTCAGGTCATCCATGGCATTCGCGATATCCCCTGAGAAGCCATAGGAATCACCCCTGAGAAAGTATGCAGCGGCGTTGTCCGGCTGCATCCGGATCGCAACAGTGAGATCATCGATGGCATTCTGATGTTCACCAACGGCATTCCATGCGATACCTCGATTGTAGTACGCGTCGGCAACTGATGGATCTATCTGAATGACAGTACCGTAATCACTTATAGCAGCTTCCATATTGCCGATGTTATAGTAAATATTAGCTCTTTCGATTATGGCATCCGTATATTCCGGATTCAACTCTATGGCCTGTGTGTAGTCTGCAAGAGCTTCCTCGATGTTTCCGGAACTGCAGTACGCTGTTCCCCTGTACGCATACGCTTCGGAGGATGCGGGGTCCAGCTCGATAGCAGTTGTACCGTCAGCGATGGCAAGATCGTACTGGGTAAGTATTTCATATACAAGGCACCGATTAACGTAGGCTCTGGGAATGGAAGGGTTCAGCTGAATTGCTTTATTCTGATCCTCCAGGGCCGCTTCCAGCTCTCCCATGGCCATCAGAGTCCTGCCCCTGTCTACGTATGGAAATGCAACCTCAGGCTTTATTTCGATCACTCTGTCGAAGTCGGCCAGGGCCAGCTCCAAATCGCTATAGTATTCCAGGTAGATAATGCCTCTACGGTAGTATGCTCCGTACATATCCGGCTGCAGCTG
This Candidatus Aegiribacteria sp. DNA region includes the following protein-coding sequences:
- a CDS encoding tetratricopeptide repeat protein, whose product is MFLFFSRLSLTAVLLFSASDALGIDTEVEALCTQGEEEILSGDAETALVTFTRAIELDPDCAEAYFGRGWAYYRENNSDLVLRDFEKALELDPDYGKSYVGMAWLAIDSGNDDEAMELVEKALELIPDWERVYTTRGSIYANLGLSQEALADFNRALELNPESYSAYMKTGKVYHLILDNPDAAMENYNRAIELRPDLFDAYAYRGLLYYEKLNEPELSMADLDMAVEMEPDNYLPYLFRGVVLEYGENHHEALENLSMSIECDPRRASSHSNRGAIYLKIGQPERAMTDFEKAIDCDSTDVNAFFNRAIAYQDYFSEPELAIEGFTRVIQLQPDMYGAYYRRGIIYLEYYSDLELALADFDRVIEIKPEVAFPYVDRGRTLMAMGELEAALEDQNKAIQLNPSIPRAYVNRCLVYEILTQYDLAIADGTTAIELDPASSEAYAYRGTAYCSSGNIEEALADYTQAIELNPEYTDAIIERANIYYNIGNMEAAISDYGTVIQIDPSVADAYYNRGIAWNAVGEHQNAIDDLTVAIRMQPDNAAAYFLRGDSYGFSGDIANAMDDLNMALELEPEAAWWAYAGRGLLLIDNSDAASAISDFEKVIEINPDYAPAYAGRGRSHWLLGDRELGLSDINRAIEMDPDNGENYYFRGLMRQVLGDYEAAVQNYNSAIELDPYLTDAYCELGRIQHVVIGNYDAALANYNTAIEINPNYPLIYSYRGSFYFRTGENELALNDFTTCIELVQDDYKSYEDRSFVYWELEEFDSSLEDLNMTIQLAPDYIDGYINRAWVYLQMNEYEPSFQDYTTALELRPDDAQLYFFRGNVLAMMESYEAAIADYDQSIELKSDEGQVYYWRGMAREYTGDYSGARQDYEAAESCGYSQ
- a CDS encoding T9SS type A sorting domain-containing protein, with protein sequence MLKYRLCAILISFLFCAHADTVSQTDWSEGPGEEGPVLQWLNSFSIGSGVDITNPGFVKMGTSIAIYEETVISPTFGSYGYASPGDFDGDGDIDVICDDMDKWEFALFENMDGVGTQWQQHFIFDMPWIPNKRTEVVDFDMDGDLDLLTATGPYFTFWENSDATGLNWEQHTISDKYGDACDIFSVDIDNDGDLDVIGTDNQLFHIISAWENLDGIGHTWTEHIVYQSEKAWPKYILIADIDNDNDWDFFFSTHATSYTPFGWFENLGDWTWKEHIIHTTRARSLSTADYDNDGDMDLALSSNGLCEIWENVDGAGEDWEVHSCGSIPGYSIADIHSVDIDNDGDIDIVASGLIAYADDILVIFENLDGHGITWGKTLLRTGYPTVKYRAISDINMDGYTDLLANLRNPSVVWCDVTGPAHTGWVESAILDVTEYPLWESISWISDEPTGTDVSFLLRSSNDPEDMGAWCDTIFAPGNLTGYIDSTHRYIQYIACLTTDSDEYAPILDEVSLIWSSSGIEDGDTDQTLIISVSPNPSCNEVSIMVPVWGNDVAEVSIYDISGKLVRVVTERVNDVFHWDCRSTSGQIIPVGTYIVRCVSGDISSTALLVRL